In a genomic window of Akkermansia massiliensis:
- a CDS encoding NPCBM/NEW2 domain-containing protein, with the protein MSKRFFVLLLALGAGAWNAPAMGKDAESASRSPAPAAREGAEFTRLPVSWTVNPGDAANARAAWKALSAYHQGKPKSSRKLHVVYVTFKDRPALEGYRERYDHILKNIQAYYADQMQANGFPPLTFQLDLDERGKLVIYDAYVDRPMSEMNVQSSGPVSREAAKKVLASKGIDIEKEHVLIVCQLPDGVGPYYGGGFSHQGTGWTCDQEGLDPASFLDTEMMQGGRFKVTKGKNATIYIGGTAHELGHSFGLPHTGNGWDYPNAGDSLMGHGNSTYGNELRNEGKGAFLAPTDALKLASVPLFNGVETELPADASYGRMIGKYVPGSFERLEAIPVKDGLRLKGRVRLTRPAYGIVVHLDPPGGSDYDSNAVGASLNGKGEFDLTICRPGYRGGFIEMRVAVLNCDSTRSMITLPVWMDAQGAKTPSLAQTVYFGDVQNLWIRGRAEEARKALAEVERKHGSRPEVKEWLPIWKRALERQDPSLEATPAQIPAETASVSLNDCKPSVAQVGWAVPLWDVLFPSDLGPVPFFRTIGKPERFILAHAPAVFSYDLDGRWKEFRADVGLPFGSRGSVKFGVYLDGKKLVETPVLKDGSSVPVKAAVEGGRKLEIRVDDAGDGNAADWGIIANGILTR; encoded by the coding sequence ATGTCGAAACGCTTTTTTGTCTTATTGCTGGCCCTGGGCGCCGGGGCGTGGAACGCCCCCGCCATGGGGAAGGATGCGGAATCAGCCTCCCGGTCTCCGGCTCCCGCGGCCCGGGAAGGGGCGGAGTTCACCCGCCTGCCCGTGAGCTGGACGGTGAATCCCGGGGATGCCGCCAACGCGCGCGCCGCATGGAAGGCCCTGAGCGCCTATCACCAGGGGAAGCCCAAGTCTTCCAGAAAGCTGCACGTGGTTTACGTAACGTTCAAGGACAGGCCGGCCCTTGAAGGATACCGGGAACGGTATGACCATATCCTGAAGAACATCCAGGCCTATTATGCGGACCAGATGCAGGCCAACGGGTTTCCTCCGCTTACGTTCCAATTGGACCTGGACGAACGGGGGAAGCTGGTCATTTACGATGCCTATGTGGACAGGCCCATGAGCGAGATGAACGTGCAGAGCTCCGGTCCCGTCTCCCGGGAGGCGGCCAAGAAGGTGCTGGCGTCCAAGGGGATTGACATTGAAAAGGAACACGTGCTGATCGTGTGCCAGCTGCCGGACGGCGTAGGGCCTTATTACGGCGGCGGCTTCAGCCACCAGGGAACGGGCTGGACCTGCGACCAGGAGGGGCTGGATCCCGCCAGCTTCCTGGATACGGAGATGATGCAGGGTGGCCGCTTCAAGGTGACCAAGGGGAAGAACGCCACCATTTACATAGGCGGCACGGCTCATGAACTGGGGCATTCCTTCGGCCTTCCGCACACGGGCAACGGATGGGACTACCCCAACGCGGGGGATTCCCTGATGGGCCACGGCAATTCCACGTACGGCAATGAACTGCGCAACGAGGGGAAGGGGGCTTTCCTGGCGCCTACGGACGCCCTGAAACTGGCCAGCGTTCCCCTGTTCAACGGCGTGGAGACAGAGCTTCCTGCTGACGCCTCCTACGGGCGCATGATCGGCAAATACGTTCCGGGGTCCTTTGAACGGCTGGAGGCCATTCCCGTCAAGGACGGCCTGCGGCTGAAAGGCCGGGTGCGCCTGACGCGGCCCGCTTATGGAATCGTAGTCCACCTGGACCCTCCCGGCGGTTCGGATTATGATTCCAATGCCGTGGGAGCTTCCCTGAATGGAAAGGGAGAGTTTGACCTCACCATCTGCCGGCCCGGCTACAGGGGCGGCTTTATAGAAATGCGGGTGGCCGTGCTGAACTGCGACAGCACCCGCAGCATGATTACGCTGCCCGTGTGGATGGACGCCCAGGGGGCCAAGACTCCTTCGCTGGCCCAGACCGTTTACTTCGGCGACGTTCAGAACCTGTGGATACGCGGCCGCGCGGAGGAAGCCCGGAAGGCCCTCGCGGAGGTGGAGCGCAAGCATGGCTCCCGTCCGGAGGTGAAGGAATGGCTCCCCATCTGGAAGCGCGCCCTGGAGCGCCAGGACCCCTCCCTGGAGGCTACCCCTGCACAGATTCCTGCGGAAACCGCCAGCGTCAGCCTGAATGACTGCAAGCCCTCCGTGGCTCAAGTGGGGTGGGCCGTTCCGTTGTGGGACGTCCTCTTTCCGTCTGACCTGGGGCCCGTGCCTTTCTTCAGGACGATCGGGAAGCCGGAACGCTTCATCCTGGCGCATGCCCCGGCCGTCTTTTCCTATGACCTGGACGGACGCTGGAAGGAGTTCCGCGCGGATGTGGGGCTGCCCTTCGGTTCCCGCGGCAGCGTCAAATTCGGCGTGTACCTGGACGGGAAAAAGCTTGTGGAAACCCCCGTGCTCAAGGACGGCTCCTCCGTTCCGGTGAAGGCGGCGGTGGAGGGCGGCAGGAAGCTGGAAATCCGCGTGGATGACGCCGGAGACGGCAATGCCGCCGATTGGGGCATCATTGCCAACGGCATTCTGACCCGGTAA